The proteins below are encoded in one region of Carettochelys insculpta isolate YL-2023 chromosome 32, ASM3395843v1, whole genome shotgun sequence:
- the LOC142004864 gene encoding olfactory receptor 6F1-like codes for MNPEVATSLQLQVEIMECQLHFAEVEATWHQETLQDFVDTSMRISVMEKGRNQTLITEFIIVGFGEEPELQTLLFLVFLMIYIVTLAGNLLIIALVTADRQLHTPMYFLLGNLACLETCFSTAILPRLLSSLLTGDRAVSLNGCMVQLYFFGVLSTIENMILAAMSYDRYLAICHPLHYAALMNGKVCGQLVAASWISGFLFCSIVNAFIWQLTFCDSKEIDHYFCEFVPLLKLACTDTQTVQLVAFVVAAIVTLVPCLLTLASYVCIITTVLKIPSISGRKKAFSKCSSHLTVVTVYYVIVFAVYVVPIVNTSKKSEKIFSVFCTVLNPLINPVIYCLRNKEVKECLRKAVRKISAF; via the exons ATGAACCCCGAGGTTGCCACCTCCCTTCAGCTCCAGGTGGAAATTATGGAGTGTCAGCTCCACTTCGCGGAGgtggaggccacctggcaccaggagACCTTGCAGGACTTTGTGGACACTTCCATGAGG ATAAGTGTTATGGAGAAAGGAAGAAACCAAACACTCATCACAGAATTCATCATCGTAGGATTTGGGGAAGAACCAGAATTGCAGACCCTTCTGTTCCTCGTGTTTCTCATGATCTACATTGTGACTTTGGCTGGGAACTTACTCATCATTGCGCTGGTTACAGCTGATCGGCaacttcacacccccatgtacttcttaCTGGGGAACTTGGCCTGCTTGGAAACCTGCTTCTCCACTGCAATTCTGCCCAGGTTGCTGAGCAGCCTCCTGACTGGGGACAGAGCTGTTTCTCTTAATGGCTGCATGGTGCAATTATATTTTTTTGGTGTCTTGTCAACTATTGAAAATATGATCCTCGCGGCCATGTCTTACGATCGATATTTGGCGATATGCCATCCCCTCCATTACGCTGCTTTGATGAATGGCAAGGTTTGTGGCCAGCTGGTGGCAGCTTCCTGGATAAGTGGCTTTCTTTTTTGTTCCatagtaaatgctttcatatggCAGTTAACGTTCTGTGATTCCAAGGAAATTGACCATTACTTCTGTGAATTTGTGCCACTGCTAAAGCTGGCCTGTACTGACACCCAGACTGTGCAACTGGTGGCATTTGTTGTCGCTGCTATTGTGACACTTGTACCCTGTCTACTGACTCTGGCATCCTATGTTTGTATCATCACCACTGTCCTAAAAATCCCTTCCATCAGTGGAaggaaaaaggccttttccaaATGCTCCTCTCACCTCACTGTAGTAACTGTCTACTATGTGATAGTGTTTGCTGTGTATGTGGTTCCAATAGTCAACACTtcaaagaaatcagaaaaaatattctctgtcttctgCACAGTCCTGAATCCCCTGATCAACCCAGTCATCTACTGCCTGCGAAACAAGGAGGTCAAGGAGTGCCTGAGAAAAGCTGTTCGTAAAATCTCTGCATTCTGA